Below is a genomic region from candidate division WOR-3 bacterium.
CCTGAAACATCATAGACGTCGACTTTCACGGACTGTTTTTTATTTATAGAAAATTTGATGCGGGCGTTTTCTCCCACAGGGGTGACATTGAACCAGCTTCGTGGAGACGGATTTCCTTCATTCTCTTTGACCCCGATCGGCGAGAAACAACCGGTTAAACAGAGGGCGAAATGTTGCGGTCCATTGGGAACATTGTATCCTTTGACCGTTATTGTATAGTTTCCTGTCGCCGGTGTGTTTCTGCGGACACATTCTACTGTATTGAGACGATCATAACTGCCGCCGGTTGTCGACTGTCCACCGGAAAAGACATTACCGTAGTATGTTTCTCCAGTGGGGGAGTTCACCGTGAGATCGAGGTCGTTGACGATCGCCGGGTTTGCATTGACGGCTCCTCCGATATCGGACCAGACAAGAACAATCTCAAGCGGTTCAGCGTTGTTGTCC
It encodes:
- a CDS encoding T9SS type A sorting domain-containing protein, whose product is SPEPGNAFTPTNDLLKATLINSAVDMGTANIPNNDEGWGRLLLDNALYFAGDQRELRIAEHDGINTNDSVIYTYNVDNNAEPLEIVLVWSDIGGAVNANPAIVNDLDLTVNSPTGETYYGNVFSGGQSTTGGSYDRLNTVECVRRNTPATGNYTITVKGYNVPNGPQHFALCLTGCFSPIGVKENEGNPSPRSWFNVTPVGENARIKFSINKKQSVKVDVYDVSGRNVTTLVNNELSAGEHNISWETNRIPPGIYFIIISSDEINLSRKFILIK